The DNA sequence AGAACAACGCAACGCATTCAAAGGCATGTTGGAAACGCTGCGCCCTGATTTTTTGATGATCCCTGAGCATATCCTGGCCCTCATTCCACCGCAAGCTTATGGCTATGAGCGCGGGCGCGAGCAATTTAAAATTCATACGGGATTGACACTGGACCCCCTGGCTGCTGCCGAGGCTTCAGCCGATTATACCTTTCAGTTTTTGCTCCATCCAGCGCGTTTGGCGCGCTTGGTCGAGCAATCTGCCCGCAAGCCTTATTATCTGTCGGCTACCGAAGTGATGGCCACTACGCGTAAGCAATTACAGGAAGAGGTAGCTAGTGGTGCGGGCAATTACCAGCATGCTTTGGCCAGGGTGGTGGAACAACGTTTCGTTTATCATCTGATGACACTAGCTGCTCGCAATGATATTCAACCCCAAGTTGCCGCCGCCGCACTTTCTACGCTGATTGATATCGAAGGTGTTATTCCTGAACGCCTCACTGCTTCAGCCAGCAATAGCCCCGATCAGGCACATTTGCGCTACCTGCGTGAGCAGATTCAGCAGTTTCGGAGAGCACCAGAGCAGTTCAAAGTGCCATCGGCTCCAGACTTGCCAGATGGTTCGCCTATTGGTTGTGGTGGAGGGATGTAAGGTTTGGGTACTGCCTGTCGGCCATGCTGGCGCAGCAGGCGGGCTGACGCGGTCATTTTGAGGCTACTTCGAGGTGAGGGCAGGTGTTTTATTCTCAGGAATCTGATGAGCTGCATCAAGTCTCACTTTATATGGTGCCTGGTATGGTGTCGCATTTAGGGAGGTCAAAATTTGAGAAACTTGCGGCTTAACTAATGTTTCTAATCAAGTAGTTAAACAAAATCAAATTTCGGGATTGACATACAAGTATGAGAAATTCCATTAAATGCGTATAGGGGAAATGGAATCTTGACGAAGGTAGGAATGATCGTTGGAGCGGTGGTCTTAAATCACAAGAATAACTTACGTTAAGTAGAGGCTGGAAATTAGCTATATTGTGATTTATAAAACGCTATGTGGCTATCTCTTTTACGGATGGACTGTTTTTTAAAATATTTAAATCTCTGAGAAAATGAAAGTACAGATACCTGTGATTATGAAAGGGTTTGGCTTAATGATAATAGTTTTATTACTTTTTCAATGTAATGATGACGATATTATTACTACAGAGAATGATAATTGTATTATTCAAGAGTTGATAACTTCTCCATATCTCGTTATTGATGATAGCATTGCTTATATTTCATCGGATACATTTACCCATATAATTGAGAATGGTTTCGTAATAGAGAGATTAAAAGACAATGGTGTATATGAAGAGTTTACATACAATGGAGATGGTTTGTTAGCTACTACAAGAAGTTATTCTCAAGGGGCTTGGTATGTCAGAGACTCTTTTTTCTACGAAGGTCAAAATTTGATAAATAGAAAGGGATATTCTAGAGAAGGAATACTATCAAGAGAAGAAGATTTTTATTGGGATAATGGAAAACTTAAGTCAGGTTTTTTGATATACTCTTTGAAGGTGAATGGTGAAACAATATGGAATGAAAACAGATTCGACTTTAAATATGAAAATGGAAATATTGTAGAGACGGAAGTTACTTTTTATGAAGATAATGGGGATTCCCTTGTCACAATAAGAGAATTTCAATTTGATTCTCATGAAAATTTTAGAAAACATTTAACATTTGTTCCCTTAAGTTTAATAATTGATTTCAGTTTATGGGGTGTTCCATATTGGTTTTCAACAAATAATGTAACACTTGAGACTCGTCGTAATGTTGTTGGTGCTTGGACAGGCGAAGTATCTTACTCATTTACTTGGGATAATGAGAAGGTTTCGGAATTTGTTCTTACCACACATTCACATATTAATACAGATCCCTTCGTTAGGCCAGTGAAGTTATATTATGATTGTTGGTAATGTTCTACGAAGTGGTAGATAGTTGAACACTCTCATTAATAAATTAAACTGCCAAGAACTTTACCTACCCGACTCTATACTTCCGCTTCGCTCCAGTACGGCGGGTAGTCCCGAGTTCTTATCCCCTACCTAAAGTGGGTGAATCGCCCCGTATCCTTTAGGCCTTCACTACCCGAACAGCGTACCACTGGCCATCAATATCTTCCATCCAGAGGAAATACACGCCGGTAGGCAGCCCGCTCAAATCATACCGATTGACTGTCTCATTAATTACGCGAACCGTACGCCCCCACTGGTCAAGTACAATGGTGCGGTTGGCGCTCAAGCCATTCACCTGCACCCACCCGCGGGTAGGGTTGGGATATACCCGAAGGGCTGTATTTTGCAAATCCTCCACCCTCACCAGCGGACTGCCCACCACAAAATCGCCCAAGGCAATGGGGCTGATGCCTACCCCGACAGTATGGGTAGCCGTATAGGTTAGAAGATCAACGACCGTTACCTGGTCTCCGTAGTAATTGACTACATAAAGATTCAGTTCGTCATCCGCTATCGACATCCCCACGGGGCCTCCTGGCATGGCTATGGAGGTCTCCAGCGTGCTCGTTGCCAGGTCTATCACACTCAGGGTATTGTCCAAGCTATTCGTAGCGTAGAGCTGCTGCGTCAGGAGGTTGATGACCAGTGCGTAGGTACCATCTCCTGCCGTAATGGTGCTCTCGACAGTATCACTGGTCATGTCAATGACGCTGATATCATCGGAACCAAAGTTGGCCACGTAGGCTTTGTTCGTCGTTGGATGGAAGGCCATCCCGATGGGCCCAATGCCTACCGGAATGGTCGCCGTCACCAGGTCGGTAGCGGTAGCAATGACGCTCACTGTGCCCTCTAATTGGTTGGTGACGTAAACCCTGCTCTGATCTGGGCTGGTAAAAACACCAAACGGGCCTTCCCCCACAGCTACCGTTGCAGTTACCATGTTTGATCCGGCCTCAATGATGCTCAGCGTATGGTCGTTCTGGTTGGCTACGTACACCTTGTTGCCCGCTTCGCTGACAGCTATTCCGGTGGGGGCATCGCCTACAGGGATGACGGACTCTACTGCCAGCGTAGTAGCGTCAATCACACTGACGGTATTGGGTGTCTGGTGCGTCAGGTAAATCTTGCCGGTCAGCTCATTAATAGCTATTCCCAGGGGCGTATTTTCTACCGCAATCGTAGTCGCCACCGTGTTGGTAGAGAGGTCTATCACGGCCACTTCGCCGTCATTGAAACTAGGGATGTAGGCAAAGCCCTGTGCGTGTAAAAACGGCCCGGTAAGGAGGGAAAGTAGCACTGCCAGCAATGGCGAGAGTTGTTGAGGGGATAAGTAGTGAGCTAGCATAGCAGGGGAGTTTGTATTACTTGCTGGAGCGTTAAATCGTAGTAGCAAAGATAGCTTATTCAATGGACACTCTCAGACGCACATGCCGGAGGCCTAAGGGAGAAGGATGGGCACCGCTCTGCTCCGTAGGGTCGGTTTCAAACCCGACGCTATGGAGCAGAGCAGTAGTGAGCCGCGGACTCTGGGAAAGAAGAGGAATCTCCACCCCATTCGTATAAATACATTCACACATTCACGTATTTACACTCAAGCCCCCAACTCGCGCACCATCTCCCCCCGAAAGTGGAGGATCTGCAACATCTTCTCCAAATCGGCGTGCCAGCGACCAAATTCACCCGAGCGAAACGACCAGCCGCTCTTGAACAGCGGTAAGAGTTGCGGATCACTATGGTAGGCGGCTTTCTCGAGCAGGGAGCGGTAATGCCAGAGGTCCAAGTTGGCCGTGCTGCGCCCCTGGATGACGTCCTGGAAGCCGAGGACGATCATCTTGCTCAGGGCTGGCTGCCAGGCATGGGGGCTGTGGAGCAGCCAGTAGGCGGGCAGTGTTTCGTTGGGCACCAAGGGGCCAAACTGCTGCAGCCAGGTGAGCAAACTGGCGTTGAAGAAGCCGGGGGTAGCTTGCTGCAAGAGTTGCTTGGCGTCGGTGTTGTTCCACAGACTTTGCTGGTCGGTGAGGAGCCACCATTTGATCATGGCTTCGGTACCTCCCAGGTCAGGGTGACGCAGCAGACTTTTGGTGAATGCTTGCAGCAGTTGGTTGCCGTAGCTCACCTTGGCCACCATTTGAATGATATCTAAAGGCGCTTTTTGCCAGTGGTTTTCCCAACGCGCGAAGGGGATACGTTCCAATAATTGCTGCAGCCAGTTGAGGCGTAAGCCACCGGGCGTTTTGCTGCCGGTGAGGTAGATGCCGTCTTCCTCGGTGGCTTTTGGAAGGTCTTCCGGCAGGTTCAGTTCCAGCTTGTTGGCCTTGAGTGGCAGACATTCCTGCGCGTGTTCCCAGAGGCGATCTTGCAGCCTACTTGCGGGCAGGCTGGCCAGCAGCTCGGTAGCGGCGAGGCGAACGTTTTTTCGCTTGGCGAGGCGACAATGCTCTAGAAAAGCTTCGTCCTGCTCGCTCAGTCCTTCCGCCAGCGCGGGCAAGACGCGGGCCTGGGTTTGATGATCCATTTCCAGCCAATGATCCGTCAGGCTTTGCAGCGCCGCTTCGGGGTCTTCCCGACGGAAAGCAGTGAGCAGCGCGAGTTGGTCTTTTGTGGCGGCCAGCGGCCAGCTTTCTAGCGCAGTGCTCGTTGGGAGCAAGGCCGACCAGTGGGGGTGTTGCTGCAACAACCAGCGGCCACGTGTACCCAGGATCGGCTCAATGAGCAACCATAGCTCGGGCTTTTCGCGGCATTGTTCCAGCAGGTCGGGGAGGGCCTCGTGGGGCAATTGCTTCTGGTGTTTTTGCAGCAGCTGCGCAAACTCGGGCAGGGCGGGCTGGTGGTGACCGTCGAGGATGGCATTCAGGTGCTGCACGCTGCGCCACGAGCAGGGAGCTTGGGCGGCTTCCGGTGCCGGGCTGGGCAATGCTTCCTCCAGAAGGGGCAATTGCCGGGCGCCCTGGCGTAAAATCTGGGTGATGCCGATGGCCTCCAGCAGTTGCTGGTGGTCTTCGTGATCTTCGTCAGCAGGAGTGTCATCGGCGAGCACCAGCTCCTCTGCAGGCAGTTGGTCGGCTCCAAGCAGGAGCCGCCGTACGAGTTCTTCCCAATTTTGCTGATCAGCTGTTTTCACCGTGTGGTTTTATGGTCCCCCTAAAGGTAAGGGGAGGTTTGGAGTTAAGCTTGGTTTTTGCGCAGTTTTCCTCCTCTTAGCAACAACCAAATAGAAAAAGACATCTCGCCCACAATGCTGGGAATGGCCACCAGGGCCAGGAAGATAGAGGCGTAGTCCTGGTAATCGGCCATCAGGAAGTGTGCGCCGGTGTCGATCATGTACATGATGCCGGCTATTACCAGAAAGAAGGCAATGATCCGAGGCTGGCCGATAATTCTGCCCAGCAAGATGAGGTGTATACCAAAAAAGAACAGGCCGATGAGCCAGATGGTATTGAAGATGTCTACCTGTTGCAGTACCTCCGCCGCCGTAGTGGCCTTTAGGGCCAGAGGCAGGGCGAAGATGGCAACGCCCATAATAGCCGCGTGCATCATCCGGAAGAGAGTGCTCAGTTGAGACCAGCGATTTGTCGGGTACAGCTCGTAGAGTGCCCAGGCCACAACCACATCAAAAACGACCGTGATCATAAAGGCGAGCGTTCCCCAACGAACCAACATAGGCTGCTGCTGAATCGTTTCCAGAGGAGCCTGTAGTAGAGATTCCAACATCAGGAAATTAGCAAAAATGGCGGTAAAGAAGATCACGAGGTAACTACCCCCAGCAGTAATGGCAAGTGTTCTGGCTTTCATAATTTGTTTTTGCCCTACCGATGACTTGAAAGTGGCTTTGCCCCTAAAGGTGACAGGAAAAGATTACCTCAGCATATAGCGCAATTATTTTGGTGCAATAAAACAAGAAATCACCCCGATCTCCCCACCACGAATAATAAGCCAGCTATGCTAAGATGGCGAATAAAATTTGCCAACATTTACTCGTGGCCGATAAATGGCATTTTAACGGGGGCGGTCTGCCTTATTTTTAATAGCTGCTTGATGGGAGCTAATCTTCTTTTTTGTAAAATACTTACGCAAGAAAGTAAAGCTTGCCTTTTGATTATCAAGACAAAAGCCTATTTTTGCTGCCGATTTTAGGGGGCTGGTCAGGAAATGCAGTAAGCATAAGCCTTGGCGGCGATCCGAAAAACTATTGTTGACTATTCACAGAACGACAGATTATGGCAAATATCGGTCTAGTAAAGCAAGTTATCGGCCCGGTTGTAGACGTAAGTTTCTCCGCGGAAGGTGCTAAGCTGCCCGAAATTCTGAATGCATTAGAAATTAAGCGCCAGAACGGTGAATTACTGGTACTAGAAGTACAGAAGCACCTTGGTGAAGACAGCGTACGTACGATCGCTATGGATGCTACCGACGGTTTGACCCGCGGTACGGAAGTAACCGATACGGGTGCTCCTATTGCAATGCCTACCGGCAATGTAATCAAGGGCCGCCTGTTTAACGTAATTGGAGAAGCCATCGATGGTATCGGTGCTGTTTCCAAAGCTAGCTCTGCACCTATTCACCGTAAGCCACCCGCTTACGAGGATCTGTCGACTGAGAAGGAAGTACTCTTCACAGGTATCAAAGTAATTGACCTGATCGCACCTTATACCAAAGGGGGTAAGATCGGTCTGTTCGGTGGTGCTGGTGTAGGTAAGACGGTACTTATCCAGGAATTGATCAACAACATTGCCAAAGGTTACGACGGTATTTCGGTATTTGCCGGAGTAGGAGAGCGTACCCGTGAAGGGAATGACTTGATGCGCGAAATGTTGGAAGCAGGGATCATCAACTACGGCAAAGATTTCATGCACAGCATGGAAGAAGGCGGTTGGGATCTGAGCAAGGTAGACATGAAAGCACTCGAGACTTCAAAAGCTACTTTCGTATTTGGTCAGATGAACGAGCCTCCTGGTGCACGTGCCCGGGTAGCATTATCTGGTTTGACCATTGCTGAGTACTACCGTGATGGTGACTTGAGTGATCCTACCGGTGGTCGTGATATCCTCTTCTTTATTGATAACATCTTCCGTTTCACCCAGGCCGGTTCTGAGGTATCTGCCCTTCTGGGACGTATGCCTTCAGCAGTAGGTTACCAGCCAACGCTGGCTACCGAGATGGGTCTGATGCAGGAACGGATTACTTCTACCAAGCGTGGTTCTATTACCTCTGTACAGGCGGTATATGTACCTGCGGATGACTTGACGGACCCTGCTCCTGCAACGACATTTGCTCACTTGGACGCAACGACCGTACTAAGCCGTAAGATCGCTTCTTTGGGTATCTACCCTGCGGTGGATCCGTTGGATTCTTCTAGCCGGATTCTTGATCCTTCGATACTTGGTGACGAGCACTACGCCTGTGCTCAGCGCGTAATGAACATCTTGCAGCGTTACAACGAATTGCAGGATATCATCGCCATCCTTGGTATGGAAGAATTGTCTGACGAAGATAAGCTGATCGTAAGCCGCGCACGTCGTGTACAGCGTTTCTTGTCACAGCCTTTCCACGTAGCCGAGCAGTTTACAGGTCTGAAAGGAGTACTCGTACCGATCGAAGAAACCATCAAAGGATTCAACATGATCATGGATGGTGAAGTAGACGAGTATCCAGAAGCAGCCTTCAACTTGAAAGGTAACATCGAAGATGTTATCGAGACAGGTAAGAAGATGTTGGCCGAAGTAGAAGCTTAAGCTTAAGTTTTATCATAACTGATTGAGCATGAATATTGCAGTATTAACACCAGAACGTGAAATTTTTCACGGTACCATCAGCTCGGTGAAAGTGCCGGGTGTGAAGGGTGAATTTCAGGTGCTGAATAACCACGCCCCCATTGTTTCGGCATTGGCGGAAGGTAAAGTCGAAATCGTAACTGCCGCTGGTGGCTACACTTTCTTCAACCTCGAAGCAAGTGCCAAGCAGTCAGGCGACGAAACCGGCAAAAAAATGACCTTCCAAATTGAAGGTGGTTTTATTGAAGTACTGAACAATGAGATTTCCCTCCTGGTACAGGGTGTAAGTCAACTATAGAAAATCTTGTGTTTGTTCCGATGAAAGATCGGAATACGACGCTTGATTTAAACCATATTATCCTCCCGGATTTTACTGCGGTAAAGTTCGGGAGGATTTTTTTTATAACGCTATAGGCAATGCCTTCGTGCCTCGGCACGAAAAGAGCAGCGTTTAAAGGAGGAAGTTATTCTTCTCCGACCCCTAAGTGTTTTTTATGACTAAAAGTTGAGCTTAGTGGTTTTAGCGATAAAAGCTTGTAATAAGGAATACGAATTTGTATTTTCAGTCTTAAATTTTGTCTTATATTATAGAAATATAAATTATGATGGATGATAAGGTCACACATTTAATTTCTACTTTGAGTACATTTCAGGAGCGATTTGTGACTGGAGCATATTCAACAATGGGAATTTATTTGCTAATTCTCGGATGGATTTTAACCTCTAATGATGCGAGAGCTTTTTTAAATAAAAATGCGTATCTACTTAAATATGTGATTCTTTTACTAGCAGCTAGTTATATTTTTTATGTGATTGGGCTGTTTTATATTCAGTCCATTTCTGCAGAAATCGTTAATTGGCTGCATGAAAATAAAATAGAAGAAATATTGTATAAACATTATGTCATTTCATTTGAAGGTACTTGCTACTTTGCTATCTTTCAGCTTGTACCTAATATACTAATCGTTCTTGTTCTCATTGGTAATCTAAGGAATAAATCTTCAAGCTAGGATTCTTATTGAATGCTGTACAGTGAATATTCAATTGATTGAGTCGCAGAAAAAATACTGTCGCTCTACCGCCGACGCCGTCGGGATTCTGATACATCTGAACGAGTACAGACGTTAGCGCTCGCGAATGCATAAAAGAGGCTTACCCCAAAACCCCCGCTACTTTTTCTGGGATATCCAATTGAGCCAAAGCCTCCAAGACTTCCTCAGTTTCCGCCGCTGGCGTATCCATCATTTTTAGTAACAACTGAATACTTTCACGAGCGATAAGGTCAGGTGCTGTGAGGGTGCCACTTACGGCTTGAAGCGAGATGCTTTGCATCAGACCACGGGCACACATGGCGTAAATTTTATAGTCTTCGCTCGCTTTCTCGGGAAACCGCTCACCAAAAATAGCTTTACTGCGCTCGATTTGGTTGATGAGCAATTTGGCCGCAATATCAGGTGAATTGTACGACATCAAGTACAGCTCCGCGGAGGGCGCGTGTTGTGCCATGGTATGTACGTGCCAGGAAAGCTCACAAGCCAGGTGAAGCAGTTTATTACCTTCCGCAAAACGAGAGGTACGTTCAAGTACCCGAAAAAAGGCTTCAAGTACGATTTTTTCGAAAATATCTTCTTTACTCTGATAGAAATGATAGATCGTTCCGATCTCTACACCTGCCGCCTCCTTGATCTGGCGCATCTTGGTTTTTTGGTAACCTTGCGCCAGGAAAAGCTTGCGGGCAACGCTGATGATTTTGCCCCTGACTGCGGCCTTGTGTGCTTCCCGTTTCATAGTAATGTCATTTCAGACAATGAAAGTAGTGCTTTTTTCTAGAACGCGTTCAAATTTATTTGCAAAAGTCAACTAATCCCTGTAGTTTTATTATCAAATTAGAACGTGTTCAAAACCCTCCAACCGATGGCTGCTTACTTAAATATGGATACGCTGCGTTTTCTCCTGCAGCATACACACGACCTGGAACAAATCTTAACCTTGCCAAGATTTGAAGATCATGATATGGATAGCATCAATATTATGCTTGATGCCATCAAGGATTTCTCGGACCAGGAGCTGTATCCTGTTTTTCGGGAGATGGACGAGCAGCCGGTGCATTACGCTGATGGTAAGATCATTACGCACCCTGCACTGGGCAAAATCTTACGCCAGTCGGCAGAGTTGGGCGTTATTGGAGGGACCTTTGATTACGAGGATGGGGGGCTACAATTACCGAATACGGTAGGTACGGCTACCTATTTTATCATGGATGCTGCCAACAACAATGTCCCCGGCTACACGGGTCTGACGATGGGGTCTGCCGAGCTCATCCTGCATTTTGGCAGTGAGGAATTGAAAGCAACTTACGTGCCTCACATGATCAGTGGTGAATGGGGAGGAACGATGTGTCTGACCGAACCTCAGGCCGGTAGTTCTTTGTCCGACATTACCACCACCGCTTATCCTCAAGCTGATGGCACTTACAAGATAAAGGGACAGAAAATTTTCATCTCCGGCGGTGACCACGAGCATTGTGAAAACTTTGTCCATCTGGTGCTGGCACGTATCGAAGGCGCACCAGCGGGCACAAAGGGGATCTCCTTATTTGTGGTGCCAAAATACCGACCTACGGATGCTGGCTTAGTGCACAATGATGTCATTACTGCGGGTGATTTTCAAAAAATGGGCCAGCGGGGCTACTGTACGACGCACCTTTCTTTTGGTGAAGAAGACAATTGTACCGGTTTTTTGGTCGGTCAGCCTCACCGAGGATTGGGGTACATGTTTTTGATGATGAATGGCGCTCGGATTGGTGTTGGTCGTGGAGGTGTAGCCATCGCTAGTGCTGCTTACCATGCTTCTTTGCAATATGCGCAGGAGCGCCCACAAGGACGTCGTATTTTAGATAATGGCCGTAAAGATCCTAATGAAAGTCCTACGCTGATCATAGAACATGCCGATGTACGTCGGATGTTGTTTTTACAAAAAGCTATCTACGAAGGTGGCTTAAGCTTGGTACTACAGTCTTCCAAGTACCTGGATCTATCGCTTTACGGACCAGAAGAGGAGCGGGAGAAATACAAGATGCTACTGGATATTCTGACGCCCATCACCAAGACGTTTCCTGCCGAAAAGGGCCGGGAAGCAGTTGACAACGGGCTACAGATTTTAGGAGGTTATGGTTTCTGCAGTGATTTTGTTTTGCAACAGTACTACCGCGATATCAGGATTTTTGCCATCTACGAAGGCACCACGGGTATCCAGTCGCTGGATTTACTAAGTCGGAAAGTTACCATGCACAATGGTAAAGCCCTGGAACTACTGGCCGGGGAAATGAAAACAACTATTCAGGCCGCACTCCAACAGCCTGAATTGCAAAAATACGCAGCTGCTTTAGGAGGTAAAATCAAAGAAACCCAGGAAGTATTGGGCTTCCTCTTGCCTTACGCGGCTAAGGGCGAATACGAACGCTTCCTGGCCGATGCCAACATTTTTATGGAGTACTTCAGTACCCTTGTTGTAGCTTGGCAATGGCTGCAAATGGGCGTTACGGCGAAACAACTCAGCATCACTGGTGCCGGTAACTTCACCGATGATTACCTGGAGGGTATTCTGCATACGATGCGCTTTTACTTTACCTACGAAGTTCCTAAAATGAACGGTCTGGTAGAGATCATGCGTAACGAGGAGGAACTGACCTTGCTGAAAGAAAAAGCACATTTTTAGGAATTACAAACACGCTAACTTGTCAATTGTCGGACAGACGAAGTAGCAACTACTTAGGTTTGATTTTTGTCTTTTAAATAGCCCTTGCTAAAGAAGACAAAATCAAATCAAATGCGACACTACTTATTGCTGTTGGCCAGTACGCTGCTGTTTTTGGGGATGAATCGTCCTGCGGCAGGGAGTATGGAGTTGGCCATTAATGACATTGAGCACAATTACGGTACCCTCTGGATCGGGCTGTACGCCTCGGAGGAAGCTTTTTTGGATAAAGATCAAGCC is a window from the Lewinella sp. LCG006 genome containing:
- a CDS encoding T9SS type A sorting domain-containing protein, which encodes MLAHYLSPQQLSPLLAVLLSLLTGPFLHAQGFAYIPSFNDGEVAVIDLSTNTVATTIAVENTPLGIAINELTGKIYLTHQTPNTVSVIDATTLAVESVIPVGDAPTGIAVSEAGNKVYVANQNDHTLSIIEAGSNMVTATVAVGEGPFGVFTSPDQSRVYVTNQLEGTVSVIATATDLVTATIPVGIGPIGMAFHPTTNKAYVANFGSDDISVIDMTSDTVESTITAGDGTYALVINLLTQQLYATNSLDNTLSVIDLATSTLETSIAMPGGPVGMSIADDELNLYVVNYYGDQVTVVDLLTYTATHTVGVGISPIALGDFVVGSPLVRVEDLQNTALRVYPNPTRGWVQVNGLSANRTIVLDQWGRTVRVINETVNRYDLSGLPTGVYFLWMEDIDGQWYAVRVVKA
- a CDS encoding DUF5691 domain-containing protein, with translation MPHEALPDLLEQCREKPELWLLIEPILGTRGRWLLQQHPHWSALLPTSTALESWPLAATKDQLALLTAFRREDPEAALQSLTDHWLEMDHQTQARVLPALAEGLSEQDEAFLEHCRLAKRKNVRLAATELLASLPASRLQDRLWEHAQECLPLKANKLELNLPEDLPKATEEDGIYLTGSKTPGGLRLNWLQQLLERIPFARWENHWQKAPLDIIQMVAKVSYGNQLLQAFTKSLLRHPDLGGTEAMIKWWLLTDQQSLWNNTDAKQLLQQATPGFFNASLLTWLQQFGPLVPNETLPAYWLLHSPHAWQPALSKMIVLGFQDVIQGRSTANLDLWHYRSLLEKAAYHSDPQLLPLFKSGWSFRSGEFGRWHADLEKMLQILHFRGEMVRELGA
- a CDS encoding DUF4386 domain-containing protein, which produces MKARTLAITAGGSYLVIFFTAIFANFLMLESLLQAPLETIQQQPMLVRWGTLAFMITVVFDVVVAWALYELYPTNRWSQLSTLFRMMHAAIMGVAIFALPLALKATTAAEVLQQVDIFNTIWLIGLFFFGIHLILLGRIIGQPRIIAFFLVIAGIMYMIDTGAHFLMADYQDYASIFLALVAIPSIVGEMSFSIWLLLRGGKLRKNQA
- the atpD gene encoding F0F1 ATP synthase subunit beta, yielding MANIGLVKQVIGPVVDVSFSAEGAKLPEILNALEIKRQNGELLVLEVQKHLGEDSVRTIAMDATDGLTRGTEVTDTGAPIAMPTGNVIKGRLFNVIGEAIDGIGAVSKASSAPIHRKPPAYEDLSTEKEVLFTGIKVIDLIAPYTKGGKIGLFGGAGVGKTVLIQELINNIAKGYDGISVFAGVGERTREGNDLMREMLEAGIINYGKDFMHSMEEGGWDLSKVDMKALETSKATFVFGQMNEPPGARARVALSGLTIAEYYRDGDLSDPTGGRDILFFIDNIFRFTQAGSEVSALLGRMPSAVGYQPTLATEMGLMQERITSTKRGSITSVQAVYVPADDLTDPAPATTFAHLDATTVLSRKIASLGIYPAVDPLDSSSRILDPSILGDEHYACAQRVMNILQRYNELQDIIAILGMEELSDEDKLIVSRARRVQRFLSQPFHVAEQFTGLKGVLVPIEETIKGFNMIMDGEVDEYPEAAFNLKGNIEDVIETGKKMLAEVEA
- a CDS encoding F0F1 ATP synthase subunit epsilon, which gives rise to MNIAVLTPEREIFHGTISSVKVPGVKGEFQVLNNHAPIVSALAEGKVEIVTAAGGYTFFNLEASAKQSGDETGKKMTFQIEGGFIEVLNNEISLLVQGVSQL
- a CDS encoding TetR/AcrR family transcriptional regulator, which codes for MKREAHKAAVRGKIISVARKLFLAQGYQKTKMRQIKEAAGVEIGTIYHFYQSKEDIFEKIVLEAFFRVLERTSRFAEGNKLLHLACELSWHVHTMAQHAPSAELYLMSYNSPDIAAKLLINQIERSKAIFGERFPEKASEDYKIYAMCARGLMQSISLQAVSGTLTAPDLIARESIQLLLKMMDTPAAETEEVLEALAQLDIPEKVAGVLG
- a CDS encoding acyl-CoA dehydrogenase, whose product is MAAYLNMDTLRFLLQHTHDLEQILTLPRFEDHDMDSINIMLDAIKDFSDQELYPVFREMDEQPVHYADGKIITHPALGKILRQSAELGVIGGTFDYEDGGLQLPNTVGTATYFIMDAANNNVPGYTGLTMGSAELILHFGSEELKATYVPHMISGEWGGTMCLTEPQAGSSLSDITTTAYPQADGTYKIKGQKIFISGGDHEHCENFVHLVLARIEGAPAGTKGISLFVVPKYRPTDAGLVHNDVITAGDFQKMGQRGYCTTHLSFGEEDNCTGFLVGQPHRGLGYMFLMMNGARIGVGRGGVAIASAAYHASLQYAQERPQGRRILDNGRKDPNESPTLIIEHADVRRMLFLQKAIYEGGLSLVLQSSKYLDLSLYGPEEEREKYKMLLDILTPITKTFPAEKGREAVDNGLQILGGYGFCSDFVLQQYYRDIRIFAIYEGTTGIQSLDLLSRKVTMHNGKALELLAGEMKTTIQAALQQPELQKYAAALGGKIKETQEVLGFLLPYAAKGEYERFLADANIFMEYFSTLVVAWQWLQMGVTAKQLSITGAGNFTDDYLEGILHTMRFYFTYEVPKMNGLVEIMRNEEELTLLKEKAHF